One window of the Sulfurospirillum arsenophilum NBRC 109478 genome contains the following:
- the trpB gene encoding tryptophan synthase subunit beta, translated as MQKPYLKAFPDANGYFGKFGGAFLPPELVEQFKKIEEAYLTIGNSHNFIRELRDIRKHYQGRPTPVYYAKRLSEFVGGARIYLKREDLNHTGAHKLNHCMGEALLAKYLGKKKLIAETGAGQHGVALATAAAYFGLECEIHMGEVDIAKEHPNVVRMRVLGAKVVPVSFGARTLKEAVDSAFVAYLQDPENSIYCIGSVVGPHPFPMMVRDFQSVVGIEAREQFLEMTGNLPDNLVACVGGGSNAMGLFSAFIDDPCEMYGVEPGGKGTKLGEHAASLTYGSEGILHGFNSIMLKDDKGEPAAVHSVASGLDYPSVGPEHAYLNSIARTKVGIANDAETIQAFYDLSHYEGIIPALESAHAVAFAMKLAKEKPYESILVNLSGRGDKDIDFVVANYKPEDYL; from the coding sequence ATGCAAAAACCGTATTTAAAAGCTTTCCCTGACGCGAATGGTTATTTTGGAAAATTTGGTGGAGCTTTTTTACCACCTGAACTTGTAGAGCAGTTTAAAAAGATTGAAGAGGCGTACTTGACCATTGGCAATTCGCACAATTTTATTCGTGAACTTCGCGATATTCGCAAACATTATCAAGGTCGCCCGACACCTGTGTATTATGCAAAACGATTGAGCGAGTTTGTTGGAGGTGCTCGCATTTATCTTAAACGTGAAGACTTAAACCACACGGGTGCGCACAAACTGAACCACTGCATGGGTGAAGCGCTTTTGGCAAAATACTTAGGCAAGAAAAAGCTCATCGCCGAAACAGGAGCAGGGCAACATGGTGTGGCACTTGCTACGGCGGCGGCGTACTTTGGGTTAGAGTGTGAGATTCACATGGGTGAAGTGGACATCGCCAAAGAGCATCCCAATGTGGTTCGTATGCGCGTACTGGGTGCTAAAGTTGTGCCTGTAAGCTTTGGGGCAAGAACGCTGAAAGAAGCGGTGGACTCTGCTTTTGTGGCGTACTTACAAGACCCTGAAAACAGCATCTACTGTATCGGTTCTGTCGTTGGACCGCATCCGTTTCCGATGATGGTGCGTGACTTTCAAAGTGTTGTAGGCATTGAAGCTAGAGAGCAGTTTTTAGAGATGACGGGAAATCTTCCTGACAATTTGGTTGCTTGTGTCGGTGGTGGAAGTAACGCTATGGGGCTTTTCTCGGCATTTATAGATGATCCGTGTGAGATGTATGGGGTAGAACCGGGCGGAAAGGGTACAAAGCTCGGTGAACATGCTGCGAGTTTAACGTATGGTAGTGAGGGTATACTGCATGGTTTTAACTCCATCATGCTTAAAGATGACAAAGGCGAGCCAGCGGCAGTCCATTCGGTTGCCAGTGGCTTAGACTATCCCTCCGTTGGACCAGAACATGCGTATCTAAATTCCATTGCTCGAACCAAAGTTGGCATTGCTAATGATGCGGAAACCATTCAAGCGTTTTACGATCTTTCGCATTATGAGGGTATCATCCCAGCCTTAGAGAGTGCGCATGCAGTCGCCTTTGCGATGAAATTAGCGAA
- a CDS encoding HD domain-containing protein: MEIEEIIEDLIDKNADDFEISKLIKEHIKNYLGSLNEIFVENQGKDFLVKHAKKIDQFIILIYKYTLRKYFGNYMPFVNSIPVVLVGMGSYGREELCVYSDIDLMVVYKAVPGYNIEPLIQSMLYLAWDAGMKLGHRTHKLEELVDASNQDLTIKTAMLESRFLCGSKLLWMETEREILKIQKWQKKEVIAQIVAANEERRAKHPMSMEPNIKEGVGGLRDANTLSWICKILFGSMRIRDRVPEIIDEEEYREFRSSLEFLFRVRSALHLSAKKKQDILNLEFIPDVAQKLGFQNKILKNAQMQLASRTMASMHTIDVTCKIFMRKLTASILTHPTRLSALKKGRVEKGLYVADSCVFASLKKPSPSLSMVLEQLQQFDDPSLSFDISYVSYIKNAHFTSHNSKKIYKQFRALLFQANLYTLFSLLYEASLLQQLVKPFRQILNLAQFDGYHKLPVDIHSLHTLYHLENIKEPFIKSLFDDLCPEGRALMKLVAFIHDIGKGRKGDHSELGAKIFRAYAMKLQFSEQAIETGIVLIKYHTLMSNTANREDIYDEKVVLAFISKLQSPQILKMLYILTYADTNAVNDNIYTGFIAKLLREFYNYSLEMFDKEELIDETTKRLRKENSLKKSPEFLELSKALQKKTLSVQSNFFFLKQKPNAIVQIVKEAEATKEDHYSYKITNDSHLSITVIRGKSFNIGYLLGKLSYLDLVQMDIYKLFDGKKYFQIDFNEKVTENDIELIRELIDNSFDMSKKVTLKKPIILKGELDINCEHSKSYALMHVNTKNQHGLMAYFMSVFDEHGIDIAMAKIQTIKNRTRNLLLIEKTVGLCNNGEDILDYFY, translated from the coding sequence ATGGAAATCGAAGAAATTATTGAAGACCTTATTGACAAAAATGCCGATGATTTTGAAATATCAAAGCTAATTAAAGAGCATATCAAAAACTATCTTGGCTCACTCAATGAAATATTTGTCGAAAATCAAGGCAAAGATTTTCTCGTTAAACACGCCAAAAAAATTGACCAATTTATCATCCTCATTTACAAATATACCTTGCGCAAATACTTCGGTAACTATATGCCGTTTGTCAACTCCATTCCTGTCGTACTCGTGGGCATGGGAAGTTACGGAAGAGAAGAGCTCTGCGTTTACTCTGACATTGACCTCATGGTCGTTTACAAAGCAGTACCGGGATACAACATCGAACCGCTCATTCAGTCTATGCTTTACCTTGCATGGGATGCAGGAATGAAGTTAGGACACCGCACGCACAAACTCGAAGAACTTGTGGATGCCAGCAATCAAGACCTGACCATCAAAACAGCGATGTTAGAGTCTCGTTTTTTATGCGGTTCCAAACTGTTGTGGATGGAGACGGAGCGTGAAATTCTCAAAATCCAAAAATGGCAAAAAAAAGAGGTCATTGCCCAAATTGTTGCAGCCAATGAAGAAAGACGTGCAAAGCATCCGATGAGTATGGAGCCCAACATCAAAGAAGGTGTTGGAGGGCTTAGGGATGCCAATACCCTCTCATGGATCTGTAAAATTCTCTTTGGAAGTATGCGCATTCGTGATCGCGTCCCTGAGATCATCGATGAAGAGGAGTATAGAGAATTTAGAAGCTCTTTAGAGTTTTTATTTCGAGTGCGCTCAGCACTGCACCTCAGTGCAAAGAAAAAACAAGACATACTGAACTTAGAGTTTATTCCCGATGTGGCTCAAAAACTGGGTTTTCAAAACAAAATTCTTAAAAATGCACAGATGCAACTCGCCTCTCGAACCATGGCTTCCATGCACACGATTGACGTTACATGTAAAATCTTTATGCGTAAACTTACCGCCTCCATACTCACTCATCCAACGCGTTTGAGCGCGCTTAAAAAGGGACGCGTTGAAAAAGGGCTGTATGTCGCTGACAGCTGTGTTTTTGCCTCACTTAAAAAACCAAGCCCAAGTCTGAGTATGGTGCTAGAGCAACTCCAGCAGTTTGACGACCCTAGTCTTAGTTTTGACATCAGCTACGTGAGTTACATCAAAAACGCTCACTTCACATCCCATAACTCAAAAAAAATCTATAAACAATTTCGTGCCCTACTTTTCCAAGCAAATCTCTACACGCTGTTTAGCCTTTTGTACGAAGCCTCTTTGTTGCAACAACTCGTGAAGCCATTTCGTCAAATTCTCAACCTTGCCCAATTTGATGGATACCACAAATTACCCGTGGACATTCACTCATTGCATACACTGTACCATCTTGAAAACATCAAAGAACCCTTTATAAAATCCCTTTTTGATGACCTCTGTCCTGAAGGTAGAGCATTGATGAAATTGGTCGCATTTATCCACGACATCGGTAAAGGTCGCAAGGGTGACCACAGTGAACTTGGCGCAAAAATCTTTAGAGCATATGCTATGAAATTACAGTTTTCCGAACAAGCCATTGAGACAGGCATCGTGCTGATTAAATACCATACACTCATGAGTAACACGGCAAACCGTGAAGATATTTACGACGAAAAGGTCGTATTGGCGTTTATTTCAAAGCTTCAAAGCCCACAGATTTTAAAAATGCTCTACATCCTCACCTATGCCGACACCAACGCGGTCAATGACAACATCTACACAGGCTTTATCGCCAAACTACTGCGTGAGTTTTACAACTATAGTCTTGAGATGTTCGACAAAGAAGAGCTGATTGATGAGACAACCAAACGTCTGCGCAAAGAGAACAGTCTTAAAAAGAGTCCTGAGTTTTTAGAACTCTCCAAAGCGCTTCAGAAAAAAACACTTTCTGTTCAATCCAACTTCTTTTTCTTGAAGCAAAAACCAAATGCGATTGTCCAAATTGTCAAAGAGGCAGAAGCAACAAAAGAAGATCACTACAGCTACAAAATCACCAATGACTCGCATCTAAGCATCACTGTTATTCGCGGTAAGAGTTTTAACATTGGCTATCTTTTAGGAAAACTTTCGTATCTTGATCTTGTACAGATGGATATTTACAAGCTTTTTGATGGCAAAAAATATTTCCAAATTGACTTCAATGAAAAAGTCACAGAGAATGATATTGAACTCATTCGCGAGCTTATCGACAACTCGTTTGATATGAGCAAAAAAGTAACCCTAAAAAAACCGATCATTCTTAAAGGGGAGCTTGACATCAACTGTGAACACTCCAAGTCGTATGCGCTTATGCACGTCAACACCAAGAACCAACACGGTCTTATGGCGTACTTTATGAGTGTGTTTGATGAACATGGCATAGACATTGCAATGGCGAAGATTCAGACCATTAAGAACCGAACGAGGAACCTTCTTTTAATCGAAAAGACAGTCGGTTTATGTAACAATGGAGAAGATATTTTAGATTATTTTTACTAA
- the glmS gene encoding glutamine--fructose-6-phosphate transaminase (isomerizing), with product MCGIVGYIGTKEKRNFLISGLKELEYRGYDSAGIAVLKDGDITAFKATGKLSNLDHKVENFNSSGFGVGIGHTRWATHGKPTEANAHPHWGEFSYIIHNGIIENYKEIKDELLKDGVKFLSQTDTEVAVHLFEKNVRELGDCFKAFEKTITSLHGAYAILLITKKEPDVIFFAKNAVPLLLGKSSDGEVFFSSSDAPLIGLVKEVVYLEDGEYGWAKNQEITLLKNFVPQHLDFKPLTQDKLSAQKDGYRYFMEKEIYEQSLVVGETLMGRIKGNSVVLDELSTLDLKNIDAIKICACGTSYHAALSACYMFERLAKIRCNVEIASEFRYKEPLLDTKTLFIVISQSGETADTLEALKMAKQSGMQTLAICNVDNSSIVRTADMTILTRAGIEKGVASTKAFATQVITLWLLTLFIGEQKGSINVATLQSEIAALLHIPLVLKVNETIHEKIRRLSKRYLHGHGFFFIGRDIFYPLALEGALKLKEISYLHAEGYPAGEMKHGPIALADSELFTIALMPKNLLYDKMKSNVEELGARDSTLLIISPEPFELADDFIKTTSQNHMMGEFFEMMLITQLLALEISIRLGNDVDMPRNLAKSVTVE from the coding sequence ATGTGTGGAATTGTTGGCTATATTGGAACAAAAGAAAAACGAAATTTTTTGATCAGTGGACTAAAAGAGCTTGAGTATAGAGGGTATGATTCAGCAGGTATTGCTGTGCTCAAAGATGGTGACATTACCGCTTTTAAAGCTACAGGAAAACTCTCCAACTTAGACCATAAAGTAGAAAACTTTAACTCTTCTGGCTTTGGTGTAGGCATCGGACACACCAGATGGGCAACGCACGGTAAGCCAACCGAAGCTAATGCGCACCCACACTGGGGCGAATTTTCCTACATTATCCATAACGGTATCATTGAAAATTATAAAGAGATCAAAGATGAACTCTTAAAAGATGGTGTGAAGTTCTTGAGCCAAACCGATACCGAAGTTGCGGTTCATCTTTTTGAAAAAAATGTACGAGAACTCGGTGATTGCTTTAAAGCATTTGAGAAGACCATTACATCATTGCATGGTGCATATGCCATTTTGCTCATCACGAAAAAAGAACCCGATGTGATTTTCTTTGCTAAAAATGCCGTACCGCTCCTACTTGGAAAAAGCAGTGATGGCGAAGTCTTTTTTAGCTCCTCAGATGCACCCCTTATTGGACTTGTCAAAGAAGTCGTTTACCTAGAGGACGGAGAATACGGTTGGGCAAAAAATCAAGAGATTACCCTTCTTAAAAATTTTGTACCACAACATCTTGATTTTAAACCACTCACCCAAGATAAACTCTCTGCTCAAAAAGATGGCTACCGCTACTTTATGGAAAAAGAGATTTACGAGCAATCTCTTGTCGTAGGCGAGACATTAATGGGACGCATCAAAGGCAATTCCGTTGTCTTAGATGAACTCTCCACGCTTGATCTTAAAAATATTGATGCCATAAAAATCTGCGCGTGTGGTACAAGTTACCATGCAGCACTCAGTGCATGTTATATGTTTGAACGCTTGGCAAAAATTCGTTGTAACGTTGAAATTGCCAGTGAATTTCGCTACAAAGAGCCATTGTTAGATACTAAAACACTGTTTATTGTTATCTCTCAAAGCGGTGAAACTGCCGATACCCTCGAAGCCCTTAAAATGGCAAAACAGAGTGGTATGCAAACGCTCGCCATCTGTAATGTGGATAACTCTTCCATCGTGAGAACAGCCGATATGACTATCCTAACACGTGCTGGCATCGAAAAAGGCGTCGCGAGCACGAAAGCTTTTGCAACACAAGTCATTACCCTTTGGCTTTTAACACTCTTCATTGGTGAGCAAAAAGGAAGCATTAACGTAGCAACCTTACAAAGTGAAATTGCAGCACTTCTTCATATACCGCTTGTTTTAAAAGTGAATGAAACTATTCATGAAAAAATTCGCCGTCTCTCCAAACGTTACCTGCATGGGCATGGCTTCTTCTTCATCGGTCGCGACATTTTCTATCCACTAGCCCTTGAAGGAGCATTGAAGCTCAAAGAGATCAGCTATCTTCATGCCGAAGGCTATCCCGCTGGAGAGATGAAACATGGACCTATTGCGCTTGCGGATAGCGAACTTTTCACCATTGCGTTAATGCCAAAAAATCTTTTGTATGATAAGATGAAAAGCAACGTCGAAGAGCTAGGCGCTAGAGATTCTACACTGCTCATCATCAGTCCAGAACCGTTTGAATTAGCCGATGATTTTATTAAAACAACCTCACAAAACCATATGATGGGTGAATTTTTTGAGATGATGCTCATTACCCAACTACTTGCTTTAGAGATTTCAATTCGCCTTGGAAATGATGTTGATATGCCACGAAATTTAGCGAAAAGTGTGACTGTAGAATAA
- a CDS encoding GGDEF domain-containing protein has translation MQKKLSLVIVGTIFISFMILMIISALSIRNLGIKNAEEKAQIIADLVQDGLSAHMLSGTMEQREFFLNKISTAKGVQALWVVRSESVIKQFGKGFNNEIARDAIDEVTLKTGVVHKNNEESSHTAKLRITTPYVAKEHGTPNCMQCHQAKEGEVLGAISIVFDISEVRTNGILTSLGILLLSIFIMLFVFIIINRSMHPLMELFNSITFVMNKAQEGDYSRRVRFSGTDKECHNVMFWINSLLEKLENTLNDIEVTVKKFLALSPNHQPDLLLDAQAIVHELSDIYQFKRTIEFDEDKEQVYRRIGSILQHDLGLKDFVLIESGKEAISPTIVFDASAQKRIVDPTCRALRTKQAVYSDQFKNICESCTNCAHHLCIPYLISSDFELLLSIWTQSAEDLEHTKEQLPKIQNYIDAARPELVSKNLTEILKVSSTTDALTGLYNRKYLDEYIEKALSQAKRNGIVYGILMIDIDFFKMVNDTYGHDVGDRAIKVLAHVLKENIRDADTAFRFGGEEFLVLLYECEEEMVTNIAEKIRIAFEKSAIQSSNGSTFYKTLSVGASIFPKDSDSLWKCIKFADIALYTAKDSGRNCIKRFNASMVESELKNDF, from the coding sequence ATGCAAAAAAAGCTCTCTTTGGTCATTGTAGGAACAATTTTTATCTCTTTTATGATTCTTATGATTATTTCCGCTCTTTCGATCCGCAATCTTGGGATCAAAAATGCCGAAGAGAAGGCGCAAATCATCGCTGATTTGGTTCAAGATGGTCTCTCTGCACACATGCTCAGTGGGACAATGGAACAACGTGAATTTTTCCTTAACAAGATCAGCACTGCCAAAGGGGTTCAAGCGCTTTGGGTTGTACGCAGTGAGTCGGTCATCAAACAGTTTGGTAAAGGGTTCAATAACGAGATCGCACGCGATGCCATTGATGAAGTAACGCTTAAAACAGGTGTCGTTCACAAAAACAATGAAGAGAGTTCCCACACTGCAAAACTTCGTATTACAACACCTTATGTTGCTAAAGAACACGGAACACCTAACTGTATGCAGTGCCACCAAGCAAAAGAAGGAGAAGTGCTTGGAGCCATCAGCATTGTTTTTGATATAAGCGAAGTACGAACAAATGGTATTTTGACATCGCTTGGTATTTTGCTTCTCTCTATTTTTATCATGCTGTTTGTCTTCATCATCATAAACCGTTCAATGCATCCATTGATGGAGTTGTTTAACTCTATTACGTTTGTCATGAACAAAGCACAAGAGGGTGATTACAGTAGGCGCGTACGCTTTAGTGGCACGGATAAAGAGTGTCACAATGTTATGTTTTGGATTAACTCACTTTTAGAAAAACTTGAAAACACCCTCAACGACATTGAAGTAACCGTTAAAAAGTTTTTAGCTCTTTCTCCCAATCACCAACCCGACCTGCTCCTTGATGCACAAGCCATCGTGCATGAACTCTCCGATATTTATCAATTCAAACGTACCATTGAATTTGACGAAGACAAAGAGCAAGTTTACAGACGTATTGGCTCTATTTTACAACACGATTTAGGACTTAAAGATTTTGTATTGATTGAATCAGGCAAAGAGGCTATCAGCCCAACCATTGTTTTTGATGCATCCGCACAAAAACGCATCGTTGATCCAACGTGCAGAGCACTTCGAACCAAACAAGCCGTCTATTCTGATCAGTTTAAAAATATCTGCGAATCATGTACAAACTGCGCCCATCATCTCTGTATTCCGTATCTCATAAGCAGTGATTTTGAGTTACTCCTGAGCATTTGGACACAATCAGCAGAAGATCTCGAACATACAAAAGAGCAACTGCCTAAAATTCAAAATTACATCGATGCCGCGCGTCCAGAGCTGGTAAGTAAAAACTTAACTGAGATTTTAAAAGTCTCTTCAACAACCGATGCACTTACGGGACTTTACAACCGTAAATATTTAGATGAGTACATCGAAAAAGCACTCTCCCAAGCGAAACGAAATGGCATTGTCTATGGCATTTTAATGATTGACATTGACTTTTTCAAAATGGTCAATGACACGTATGGGCATGATGTGGGCGATCGCGCAATCAAAGTACTCGCACATGTATTGAAAGAAAATATTCGAGATGCTGATACTGCATTCCGTTTTGGTGGTGAAGAATTTTTGGTACTGTTGTATGAATGCGAAGAAGAGATGGTTACCAATATCGCGGAAAAAATACGCATTGCTTTTGAAAAATCAGCTATTCAATCCAGCAATGGCTCGACCTTTTACAAAACGCTCAGTGTGGGTGCATCCATCTTCCCGAAAGATTCAGATTCACTCTGGAAGTGCATTAAGTTTGCAGATATTGCACTGTATACTGCTAAAGATAGTGGTCGCAACTGTATCAAACGCTTTAATGCATCTATGGTTGAGTCAGAACTCAAAAACGACTTTTAA
- a CDS encoding radical SAM/SPASM domain-containing protein yields the protein MKFYRVYVELTNICGLACSFCPPKILATQTMSLPFFEHVLDELAPYTKEIAYHMGGDALTLSNLQAYLDITAHKQFKVMLTTSGYYLNKHDLHTLMHPAIKQINISLNSYNKNSMPLSFEAYMEPILQLCRLKNRVQKEIFINLRIWNMDAKESEKMFNEMLFALLEKEFNIPLHVNTVYQNRPKSIRLSEKILLHFDNYFEWPSLQSPHHSEGTCQGLSSHFGILSNGKVVPCCLDKDGVMELGNLHVNSLYDILNSSRAKAIVEGFKHHQAVESLCQKCTYKHRFKEK from the coding sequence ATGAAATTTTACCGCGTCTATGTTGAGCTCACCAATATCTGTGGGCTCGCATGCAGTTTTTGTCCACCTAAGATTCTTGCTACACAAACGATGTCACTTCCTTTTTTTGAACATGTTTTGGATGAATTAGCGCCTTACACTAAAGAGATCGCTTACCACATGGGTGGCGACGCGTTAACACTTTCAAACCTTCAAGCGTACTTGGATATAACAGCACACAAACAATTTAAAGTGATGCTTACAACCAGTGGTTACTACTTAAACAAGCACGATCTTCACACACTCATGCATCCTGCCATCAAGCAGATTAATATTTCACTCAATAGCTACAATAAAAACAGCATGCCACTCTCTTTTGAGGCGTATATGGAACCTATTTTGCAACTTTGCCGACTGAAAAACAGAGTTCAAAAAGAGATTTTTATCAATCTTCGCATTTGGAACATGGATGCAAAAGAGAGTGAAAAAATGTTTAATGAAATGCTTTTTGCTTTACTTGAAAAAGAATTTAACATACCTTTACATGTAAATACGGTTTATCAAAACAGACCAAAGTCTATCCGCTTGAGCGAAAAGATACTGCTTCATTTCGATAACTATTTTGAGTGGCCCAGCCTTCAGTCACCCCATCACAGTGAGGGTACTTGTCAAGGACTTAGTTCTCATTTTGGGATTCTTAGCAATGGCAAAGTTGTGCCTTGCTGCCTTGATAAAGATGGCGTCATGGAACTAGGCAATTTACATGTAAACTCCCTCTATGATATTCTTAATTCATCACGAGCCAAAGCGATTGTTGAAGGATTTAAGCACCATCAAGCCGTTGAAAGTTTATGCCAAAAATGCACCTACAAACACCGTTTTAAGGAGAAATAA
- a CDS encoding HIT family protein, which produces MSEKLYENEYFYIEKENALIPWVKIFTQKPYKELSDCDKTTQEAILKAMLIVEETMRGYYNPKKINIAMFGNYVPHVHIHIMARFEEDSHFPESMWGVKQRESHLELPRFENFVTVLQGKLATV; this is translated from the coding sequence ATGTCAGAAAAACTCTATGAAAATGAGTACTTTTATATTGAAAAAGAAAATGCCCTGATCCCTTGGGTTAAAATCTTTACCCAAAAACCCTATAAAGAGCTGAGTGATTGTGATAAAACGACACAAGAAGCGATCTTAAAAGCAATGCTTATTGTTGAAGAGACAATGCGTGGATACTACAATCCTAAAAAGATTAACATCGCAATGTTTGGTAACTATGTCCCTCATGTTCACATCCATATTATGGCGCGATTTGAGGAAGATTCACACTTTCCTGAGTCCATGTGGGGCGTGAAACAGCGTGAATCACACTTAGAGCTTCCTCGTTTTGAGAATTTTGTTACCGTTTTACAAGGTAAGTTAGCCACGGTATAA
- a CDS encoding M99 family carboxypeptidase catalytic domain-containing protein produces the protein MKKVFLGFCFLLSTYAFSANLHYSLIKKESGKEGSTLLIVGGIHGDEPGGYFAPMLLARHYKIESGNLWIVPNLNFDSIVKNSRGINGDMNRKFAKIETKDKDFDIVTEIKKLILTPKVDLTLNLHDGQGFYREHQIDKNFNPKAWGQATIIDQQQIPNAKYGNLGEIAKKVNQETNVELIEDVHEFNVKNTNTKAQDKAMQQSLTYFSITNNKPAFAIETSKNITNLSQKVFYQLKTIEKFMNVMNIKYSRSFELTEENIKKLLQDDGMLEIPPTKITMDLATLKTYIKFFPMSKDKLVYSSNNPLVAVIKDKDEYKIMNGNTLVSTLKPDFIEFEHSLNDVSLIIDGKKTTAKIGSLINAKSSFQIDPINGYRINIIGFSKQGVVSEGGIKVEPKDFIKSYAIDKDETTYMVHYYKDKKFCGMVNIKFEDEKKNKK, from the coding sequence ATGAAAAAAGTGTTCCTAGGTTTCTGTTTTTTACTCTCAACGTATGCGTTTAGCGCTAATTTACACTACTCTCTCATCAAAAAAGAGAGCGGCAAAGAGGGAAGTACGCTCTTAATTGTTGGAGGAATTCATGGTGATGAACCTGGAGGCTACTTTGCACCGATGCTTCTAGCGCGCCACTACAAAATCGAAAGCGGTAATCTTTGGATTGTTCCAAATCTCAACTTTGACAGTATTGTCAAAAATTCTCGTGGCATAAACGGTGATATGAATCGTAAATTTGCCAAAATTGAGACGAAAGATAAAGATTTTGATATCGTAACCGAGATCAAAAAACTCATTTTAACCCCTAAAGTTGATCTCACTTTAAATTTGCATGATGGTCAAGGTTTCTACCGTGAACACCAAATCGATAAAAACTTTAACCCAAAAGCATGGGGACAAGCAACCATCATTGATCAACAACAAATCCCTAATGCCAAGTATGGCAATCTAGGGGAGATCGCTAAAAAAGTTAATCAAGAGACGAACGTAGAGCTCATCGAAGATGTCCACGAATTTAACGTCAAAAATACGAATACTAAGGCCCAAGATAAAGCAATGCAACAAAGTCTTACCTACTTTTCTATTACCAATAACAAGCCTGCTTTTGCGATTGAAACCAGTAAAAACATTACGAATCTTTCACAAAAAGTCTTTTATCAACTCAAAACCATCGAAAAATTTATGAATGTGATGAACATCAAATATTCACGCTCATTTGAACTCACAGAAGAGAACATCAAGAAACTTCTTCAAGACGATGGCATGTTAGAGATTCCTCCTACCAAAATTACGATGGACCTTGCAACGCTTAAAACCTATATCAAATTCTTCCCCATGAGCAAAGATAAATTAGTCTATAGCAGTAATAATCCATTAGTTGCTGTCATTAAAGATAAAGATGAATACAAAATCATGAATGGAAATACGTTGGTTTCTACATTGAAGCCTGATTTTATCGAATTTGAACACTCACTCAATGATGTTAGCTTAATCATTGATGGAAAGAAAACAACCGCTAAAATTGGCTCGTTAATCAATGCTAAAAGCAGTTTCCAAATCGATCCTATCAACGGCTACCGCATCAATATTATTGGATTTTCAAAACAGGGTGTCGTGAGTGAAGGTGGCATCAAAGTGGAGCCAAAAGATTTCATCAAAAGCTATGCAATTGATAAAGATGAAACGACATACATGGTACACTATTACAAAGATAAAAAGTTTTGCGGTATGGTCAATATTAAATTTGAAGATGAGAAAAAAAATAAAAAATAG